A stretch of Leptidea sinapis chromosome 36, ilLepSina1.1, whole genome shotgun sequence DNA encodes these proteins:
- the LOC126975450 gene encoding UDP-glycosyltransferase UGT5-like, protein MLKWSSKSWIRKQVTYLTAIPAKISSLKLRNVVLESNVEYFAIDKTFDIAKIINKEIFLNEYGHILDAMFGIANATIFHPKVQELIMDDKENFDAIIAEWMFNDLYSAFSAVFGCPLIWSSSVNAHPMLLSVIDEAPNPAYTADLIQSASVPPFSFVERVEQLWILLRMKYLQWKLSSRDELSYELAFSTAVSKRGKSLPSYKAVQYNGSIVLANAHVATGEAMRLPMNHINIGGYHINESSIIPLPQELQSAMDNSKDGVIYFSMGTVLKSRGLPDSIKNGLIKIFSELKYTVIWKFEDKLSDLPKNLYVVDWAPQQSILAHPKCVLFITHGGLLSTTEAIHFGVPIIGIPMFADQYLNIKRAEAKGFGKKVAMNYNTPVVLKTAIEEVLSTPR, encoded by the exons ATGCTGAAGTGGTCGAGTAAGAGTTGGATCAGAAAGCAG GTCACCTACTTGACTGCGATTCCAGCAAAAATATCCTCACTGAAGCTACGCAACGTGGTCCTCGAGTCTAACGTCGAATATTTTGCCATTG ATAAAACATTTGACATtgccaaaataataaataaagaaatattcttAAATGAATACGGACACATTCTGGATGCAATGTTTGGTATCGCAAATGCTACCATATTTCATCCAAAAGTTCAAGAACTAATTATGGATGATAAGGAAAATTTTGACGCAATCATTGCTGAGTGGATGTTTAATGATCTTTATTCCGC TTTCTCGGCGGTGTTTGGCTGTCCACTTATATGGTCTTCGTCAGTGAATGCTCATCCGATGTTACTATCTGTGATCGACGAGGCACCGAACCCCGCGTACACTGCAGATTTAATACAATCTGCATCAGTACCGCCGTTCTCCTTCGTGGAAAGAGTCGAACAACTGTGGATCTTGCTTCGTATGAAGTATCTACAATG GAAGCTAAGCAGCAGAGACGAATTGTCATACGAACTTGCGTTTAGCACTGCAGTATCTAAAAGAGGAAAGTCATTACCTTCGTATAAAGCTGTTCAGTATAATGGTTCTATTGTGTTGGCCAACGCTCACGTAGCGACGGGCGAAGCCATGCGATTACCAATGAATCACATAAATATTGGTGGATATCACATAAATGAAAGTAGTATTATTCCTTTACCTCAG GAATTACAAAGTGCAATGGACAATTCTAAGGACGGTGTCATATATTTTAGTATGGGCACTGTTTTAAAAAGTCGAGGTTTACCAGATTCTATCAAAAATGgattaataaagatattttcgGAATTAAAATATACTGTTATCTGGAAATTTGAAGATAAGCTATCTGATTTACCCAAAAACTTGTACGTGGTTGATTGGGCTCCGCAGCAAAGTATTTTAg CTCATCCcaaatgtgttttattcattACGCACGGAGGTCTCCTCTCAACAACTGAAGCAATACATTTTGGAGTACCAATAATCGGCATTCCAATGTTCGCTGATCAATACCTCAACATAAAAAGAGCAGAAGCAAAAGGCTTTGGCAAGAAAGTTGCTATGAACTACAATACTCCTGTTGTATTAAAAACTGCTATTGAAGAAGTCCTCAGTACACCGAG atag